The Lolium rigidum isolate FL_2022 chromosome 2, APGP_CSIRO_Lrig_0.1, whole genome shotgun sequence genomic interval CACACTCGATGTTTCTCTAAGATGTACAATGATTatacactgcaatttttattataaaaataTGTAAACACCTTACAGGTACGAATACTTACAACCATTTTGGATCTCGAGCACCATAGTCGGCGCAAGATCTGTCAGCTGGTCAGTCGACGCAACATCTATCGGCTGGTTGGCTTAATAGGCGATCTAGTCTCTTTGTCGTAGCAATTGGCTCTAGTAGTAATAATGGAACATGATTGGCACAGTACAGCTAATAGTGGATATATATGAGAAAGGTCATCTAATTATTTATGTAGTGCACAATGGGATTTAGCTTCATCTATGCAGAGATAGACTAAGTTGTTTTAGGGGAGTGACAGGACACATTATGTTCAGTATAGTACTTGAAACTAATAGGCAAAATGCAGTTAGTAATAAAATTAAAACGAAAGATTGTTCATGATATGCAGTTGGTATTTACTTATTAGATCTTGCAGATGTTATCCTATGGGTGGTTATCCAGATCATCAAGGCACATTGGTACAATGTAAAAAAGGATCCATTCCGATAAAAAGTGCAGAACCAAAAGGTAAGATGAAGGTAAAGCCTGCTTGGTTATTAAATTGCAACCCCTATTGGTAAATTAAGCTAATTCTCGGTTTTGACTGAAAAAATTCAGCTAAACCAAGTTATGTAATGAAGAACAATAGTACACTGACAATTTAGAATAGAGGCATTTGACCCATTTTGTGGACACTTAATGTAATTTAATGCTTATTTAGTAAGAAAGCTAAATTTATTCATGCGTCGTTCACTTGCAGCTTGTGATGGTCTTACACTGAATCATGTAATGAGCATTTCACATACACTTTTTTGGCAACTCAAATAGATGCACCAGCTAGATAAACATCTATTAGAAAACAAACAAAACATAAACCAGGCTAGATCGGCCATGCATATGTGCCCATGCCAGAACTTGCAGAGAATAGTACCGGTACTACTATGCACGAATCCGTTGTAGCAGAAGCAGAGTAAGTTCGGGATTATAAAGAAACACGACGCACGCATAGTTTGAAGACCTCATGCTCATGCGATTCAGCGTTCCTGCTTTACTTCCTTCATTTCCTTCTTTTCCTCGTATTTGTACGTGCTAGCATCATGCACCATCCGCTCGATCTCTTCCTTGCTCAACCCACCATTGTCGTTAGTGATGGTGATCTTGTTTTTGTTCCCAGTCTTCATTTCCTCAGCCACCACCTTCAGGATACCGTTTGCTTCGATTTCAAATGTCACATTGATCTCTGGCACGCCCCTCGGTGCTGGAGGGATGCCATTGAGCATGAATTGGCCGAGAAGCCTGTTGTCCTTGGTGAATGCAGCCTCACCCTCGTACACCAGGATGCGCGCGGCCGTCTGGTAGTCACTGCATGTAGTGAAAAACTTGTCCTTCTCGACTGGGATTGTGGTATTCCTGGGGATCAGAACGCTCATGCAACGATATATTCCAGTCTGTACCCCCAGAGACAGCGGCGTGACGTCAAGTAGGAGCAGGTCCTGCGCCTTTTGGTTGTACTCCCCGTTGAGGATGGCGGCCTGGATAGCTGCGCCGTAGGCGACGGCCTCGTCAGGGTTTATGTTCTTGCAGAGCTTCTTGCCGTTGAAGAAATCCTGGAGCAGCTGCTGCACCTTGGGGATATTGGTGGATCCCCCGACGAGCACAACATCATCGATCTGTGACTTGTCCATCTTGGCGTCAGTGAGGCACTTCCTCACATGCTCCATGCACTTGCGGAACAGGTCCATATTGAGCTCCTCGAACCGAGCACGAGTGATGCTCCCATAGAAGTCAATGCCGTCTTGGAGCGAGTCTATCTCAAACTTAGCCTGCGCTGTCGAGGACAACATTCTCTTGGCCCTCTCGCATGCTGTCCACAGCCGCATGAGCGCCCTCGGGTTGCTTCCAATGTCACTCTTATGTCTCTTAAGAAAATCCTGCACAAAATGCTCCACCATCCGGTTGTTGAGATCCTCACCGCCGAGGTGAGTGTCACCGGAAGTGGCCTTGACCGTAAAGGTGTCCCTGTCAATATTGATAACAGATATATCCAAAGTACCGCCACCAAAATCAAATATCAGCACCGTCTTCACTTCACCGTTGTCGTACACCATGTCCATCAGGCCATAGGCTATGGCCTGTTATagttgagatgcacaataaacgaagaacgaaaagtaaaacactgcaggggacacgagattttaacgtggaaaacccttgcaacacacaagggaaaaaccacgggcgccagccagcaaaaacttcactatttcggtggtgtttacaaacgccgtgggtgtacaatgatgcgatgataaccctagcggcggcttacagggaatataaataggagttagcctccctttagtatatgaatttggatcacaaaataacaaactccaccttgagacaaattccttgtagcatgaacttcaacaatcacctgaatcaacaaagaaaacacttgctggcgccaatagccacttgggctaaacagttataccaaccaagcttgagcaaagctcaaacttggacacaaggacaggcttagtcatcatatcagcaggattatcatgagtactaatcttgcataccttcactttaccttttgcaaccacatctctgattgcgtggtacttaatatcaatgtgctttgtcctatcatggaacatctgatctttagtaagataaatagcactttgacaGTCCActgaacaacttaatgcaagaattatctccacaaagctcagcatataaccctttcagccaaacagcctctttacctgcctcagcaatagccatgtactcagcctcagtagtagattgtgcaacagcatcctgcaaagtagccttccagctaacagcacatccaccaacagtaaacacataacctgtgagggaccttctcttatccaaatcgccagcataatctgaatccacatatccggcgagcccctcaccaatcctgccaaacctcaagcaagcttttgatgtgccgcgaaggtacctgaaaatccactgaacagctttccaatgttctttaccaggattagccatgtatcgactgaccaaactcatagcatatgatagatcaggacgtgaacaaaccatggcatacatcaaggaaccaacagcactagaatagggaactcgagacatgtactcaatatcatctttagagctaggacattgcaaagctgacaacttgaaatgagaagcaataggagtagtaactgactttgcatcatgcatattaaaacgatgaagaactttctcaatgtacttttctcgactaagaaacaacaaactagactttctgtcccttttgatttccatgcctagtattttcttagcgggaccaagatccttcatctcaaactcactacttaattgattctttaaagtagtgatctctttcatgctcttggcagcaatcaacatatcatcaacatatagcagcaaataaataggtgatccattaacaaacttgatatacacacaactatcatactgagatctctcaaaaccatgtgtaagcataaatgaatcaaaccttttataccatctgtcgtggcgactgtttcagaccataaagggacctctttaatttgcaaacaagatcctccttaccgggcacaacataaccttcaggttggtccatatatatatcctcctccaactcaccatgcgaaaagcgagtctttacatctagctgctcaagctcaagatcatgcatagcaacaataccaaagaaagcacgaatagaactatgcttcacaaccggggagaatacatcattataatcaacacctggaatttgactgaaaccttttgctactaaccttgccttaaaccgtggaggctcattaggagacaaaccttcctttcttttgaatatccacttgcggcggacagccttcttttgtttaggcaagtgcacaacatcccatgtgccattcttctcaagcgattgcatctcttcttgcatcgcacctacccacttatctttatcaaccgaagcaatggcttcggtatatgtagctggttcaatatcatgctccacctgttcagcacaactcaaagcataaacaacaatatcacattcttgaattaatcgggtaggaggtgtaatatttctcttagggcggtcagcagcaatagaccgtccttgtcgctgaacaaaaggtggtgaaggtggaacatcattatcatcattgttggtttcgggaaacacattttcattctcctttgcgtgctccacctgcacgccaattctgtgcttgctcatcatcgaaacatcgggagaatcaatagcatcgaaatatcggtagacggactatcattaaacataaccgcctcattaaaaacgacattcctgctcaacacaattttcttagtttcaggattccataatctatatgccttaactcccgaaccataaccaaggaagatgcacttaacgagcccttggctccaactttccattatcaacatgagcgtaagcgatgcaaccgaaaattctcaaatctgaataatcagcgggcgaaccggaccatacctcaattggagttttcttatcaagtg includes:
- the LOC124689874 gene encoding heat shock cognate 70 kDa protein-like, yielding MASSKVDGPAIGIDLGTTYSCVAVWRPLHQRVEVIANDQGSRTTPSCVAFTESWRLVGDAAMNQADMNPVNTVFDAKRLIGRRFSDASVQGDIKLWPFKVISGPSNRPTIVVQYRGEEKHFSAEEISSMVLVKMRQTAESYLGTTVKNAVITVPVYFNDSQRQATMDAGTIAGLNVIRIINEPSAAAIAYGLMDMVYDNGEVKTVLIFDFGGGTLDISVINIDRDTFTVKATSGDTHLGGEDLNNRMVEHFVQDFLKRHKSDIGSNPRALMRLWTACERAKRMLSSTAQAKFEIDSLQDGIDFYGSITRARFEELNMDLFRKCMEHVRKCLTDAKMDKSQIDDVVLVGGSTNIPKVQQLLQDFFNGKKLCKNINPDEAVAYGAAIQAAILNGEYNQKAQDLLLLDVTPLSLGVQTGIYRCMSVLIPRNTTIPVEKDKFFTTCSDYQTAARILVYEGEAAFTKDNRLLGQFMLNGIPPAPRGVPEINVTFEIEANGILKVVAEEMKTGNKNKITITNDNGGLSKEEIERMVHDASTYKYEEKKEMKEVKQER